In Mytilus trossulus isolate FHL-02 chromosome 10, PNRI_Mtr1.1.1.hap1, whole genome shotgun sequence, the DNA window AACATGACATATTTGGaaatcaaaaaaaaagaaatttcattAGATGTTTCGTCAACAGATattaattaatcattttatatGGATAACTTAAAGTTTCCTACCATAATGttgatttcatgattttttatatgtgaaGGATTAagatgatatcttttaaaaatctaaagaaGTTTTTCTAATTACGTTTTTTAACATTATTGGTAAAAATAATACGGAGTATAGACTAAAGCACCaagcgcaaatgaaaaaaaaaataaccaaaaaacagaaGCAAATCACATTGACATATCAACATTGAGTAAACAGTCTCTTCTCACTGTAAgtaataaagtattgataacGTATTTCCAAAAGGGGTAAATTATGTACTTCAGCATGTATGCTTACTTTGACAATAGTCCTCTGATTCGTCAGATCCATCATCACACTGAGCAGCATCTCCGACACACATTGAATGTCTATGGATGCACTGTAATCCATCTTGGCATTTAACTTTTGTTTGAGGACATTGATATTCTGAAGGCAAAAGagagaaatgataaaaaaatctctCTCTGTCTCTCTCTGTCTctgtctctctctctctctctctctctctctggtAGTTTCACTGTTTGACATGTCCAGATTCAATATTACACGCGattgaatgataaataaaaggcAATATTAGAATaacgctgttcaatagtcataaatcgatttaacGAAAAATTCGGATTATAAACTCAAacccgagggaaacacatcaactaaagacaaaaacatttttgaaaaattttgtaaatataaatcataaataataaCATCAAAAGTAACCTTTGGATTGCTACATGTCAAAGACACTGGAGTTTGTAAATTGTTCTATGAGTCTAGTAAGTCACTTTTTTAAGAATACATGATCAAAATTgaacttaaacatgttaaagggggGAAAGTGCtagaatattaaatatatataaaatgtgtatATGCAATACAAAATAGAAACATCCATATCATAAGGGGTTGTATGAGTCAGTCCTTGTTGTTAAATCTAAGTTGCATTATTAATAGGATGTccattacatacatgtatataacccaaggcaaatatcaaaacaaaactatataatataaattactGTTCGTACATATAATAGCTTATAAGTCTTGTCacttaaagataaatatatagtatgtgttaaaattgaaaacaatctGACCCCAACtatgattttttcacaaatctttaaaacaaaattcaataaaaataattaaaaaagtctgaaaaatcGAATTTACGAACGACTTCTCTGACGTTATCTGAGCTGTCTTCTTCgagaaataatgataaaaagttaTTGAACATGTACTCATCTGATGAtacattatttgtttaattattaaagTTGCTAAACAGCTAAGCTTAATATGTGTGATAGGTCTGCTAAACACGCCGTTATATAACTGCGATACCTTTACAAAATGATTCCTTCTCGTCTGTGCCATCATTACATGAGTTATGTCCATCACAGAGTCCATTGTCTGGGTAACATTGAATCATGTCATTGCATTTTACGTTTTTATGATTACCAGAACGCCATGCGTCAAATTCAGTTACTCCTGGACATGGCATCGCTGCAAAACATAACCGTTTTATggtattcaaaatttaaatattagcAATGATGGTAAATATTGTTATTTGTCTTGATAAAGCAGTCATATGGTATGTCTTGTTATACCAAAAAATATCTTACACACATAACTTAAATGgattgaatataaaatttggttAAGAGTAGGTAAtcaacttttttgtaatttgtgttGCGCTGATTTAATGTTCTCTTGAAACTTTAGAACAAATAAGGGACACAAAATGAACacaaaaatatgcattacaCGTCACTGGTCTATGAACTGGTACAGATTATGAATATGAACTACGTATTGATGTAGAGGTCACATGACCTACTAAATCTCTTTGAGTTTTAATTTGACTCTACAGGTACCGTTGAACATACAGGCAAATTGTATTTTATCTCAATATGAATATGAAACTTTTACCTGGGAAACAGTAATATAACAACTGTTtatctataacaaaatttcaCTTAGATGGAGAAAAATTGTACCTTTGCAAATATCTGTGTTTTCATCTTCTGCATTGTCACAATCCCTTGAACCATCACAAAATTTGTGTAAATAGACACAGGCACTACCGTCTTTACACGGCACACAGTCCCCttaaatcagaaataaaaacaaaaacacatatgACTGACTTTTTTGCTCATCAAACATAAACTTTGGGTATAAAAATGAAGAGAtctagatgtggtatgatttctaaaaaagaaaaacaaaatatccacAAAGGACCAAATATTATCAATGTAAACTGTCACATTCAGATTATTTAGGGTCAGGGAATTTCAAATGCACTGATTGTTAGAGAATTCAGTAATTTCTTATTGTTagattaactaaaatataagaAAGGGCTATCAGAACACATCATATCATCTTCGTTTTTATAATCTTTCGTGTTCTATGAAATTTTTCGTTTTTCGATTCATTTATCTACTGTGTTCTCTTGccaatcttaatatttttttgtccataTCTTACTTTTATTCTTGATACGTAAGAATAAGAATCGACGAAATTTTGTGattatttattatcataatACATCAATACTTAatggaggtttttttttaaacgagagGGTGTTTCTTACTATTGCTATTTTGACTATGGCAACGTCACGTGTGCCCTAGGTTTCTGGTGATAATTTTCAATCTCAATCGAGAAGCATAATATGCcaaataatcacaaaaaaaatcaaaggaaaatACGCAAAATAGCGATTAcacaacttttaattttgtatgtgtatatcttattttatttctgatACGTATCAGTTAGAAACATCGAAAGGTTGtgattatcaatttttaatcatatttattatttaaaaatacacaCCCATAAACATATGTATACAAGctgtatatattatacatttttttttttatcaaatcaacTTAAAAGCAGACGTTAACATACATGGATTATACGGAGTGACAGGAATGACTGTAAGTAATCCTCTCTGTAATATCGCGGACAATACAACAGTGATAAAGGTCAAATACATAATTGTCTGaaataataaagataattaAAGTACAATTTATCAGATAATAACACATTGACAAATAGTAAATGTAATATggaattatatagaaataataatCTTCAAAGGCAGATTTAATGATAATACTTATTATTAAACTTAACCacacttaaatataaatatatatttatttaagggttgaaattatgtatatatgaattatataaatatataaataaccctttaatctataattatattatgtGTATTTAACAACAAGATTTTCTCCATCATTTAAAAAGTATGCTGTTCTCACTTAACAAACTGCGCAGAGGCAAAATAACTGTCAAGTAGTGTACATTTTCCAGACCATAcaagtatttggaccgtacgcgtacggtcagAACCGTATACCTATACTCGTACGGTTCGACACTACgggtacggtcggaccatatgagtatacgcgtacggtccagtAAGAGCTTACCATACACGTTGTTCGATCATATggattaaattaaaacaaacatttatcaaaaaaaaaatttagttttacaaattgttataaataaaattagatggataaaatgaacaatattgggttattgcatgaatattagagaatattgtcccgagtagaattttatattgacgAGCTTgagagtgcaatatatgttgtACGGGGGATACTATTCccaaatattcatgcaataaacctttttgtattgtatagcaatataatatttaatagtaaaaattggtttaaacaaggattttgtcgtaaatgacgtcatgaattttgaagatttattgcattAAATTTAGTGCAATTTTGGAACTTATTGCTCGCTAACGTTTGGTTACTTTCTacgggaaatattatattgctatgcaataataataataataataataataataatgataataaaaataataataataataataataataataataataataataataataataataataataataataataataataataataataataataatactaacaataataataataataataataatgataataataataacaacaaaaaagatcACGATTTTAACCCTAGAATGAATAATGTTATTACacaaatcaaacaataaatCAGCAAACCGCTTTTGTTCATTAACACAAAACATTCGACATGCTATTCGAgatcttttctttttgtattttcatctatttcattatttaggATTTCACTTCATATATCATCATACgtttattcaaattcaaatgtggcataacgtttctgccttttcgccatcgtatgtgacgtcacaatttttttaattacgttgacgcctggactgattcggatgtgtgtctattttgttataaacttgggtttagttttctgtaattagttaatatttcagtttcattatgtatatctctttcatattcatttgttaaaatttactgtttgcaatagcattaagtattctatataataaggatgttcttatcccatgcataaaaacaatgccgtatttgtcaaaaccttttcaacttttgatcttcagtgctgtacaactttgtacttttttcccgttcgatcttttatatctaggcgttatgtattcaggtttagttttctgtaattagtcaatactttagtttctttgtgtatatctctttcatattcatttgataaaatttactgtttgcaattgcatgaattgttctatataataagaatgttcttatcccgggcataaaaacaatgccgtattttgcgaaaccttttcaacttttgatcttcagtgctgtacaactttgtacttttttcacttttgatcttttatgtCTGgccgtcactggtgagtcttgtgagagcaaggcgcgtttttggcgtattgaattttaaacctgatgctttttgttatctattaatcatgttttttctgtgtctaatatgttctcctatttatttgtattgtagtcctgtaatattatgttgtcatttcaatgttacatttgactttgccattaaagtgcgaggtttggcatgccttaaaaccaggttcaacccaccacttttattcccctttaaaagtgtcctgtaccaagtcaggaagatggtcattgttataatattgttcgtttctctttgtgttgcattttaacgttgagtcgtttgtgttttctcttatttttgagatattgagataagacgtggtacggtacttgtctatcccaaattcatgtatttggttttcatgttacatttgttattctcgtggtgttttgtctgatgattggtctgtttctgtgtgtgttgcgtttcggtgttgtgtcgttgttctcctcttatatttaatgcgtttcgctcggtttcggtttgttaccccgattttgttttttgtccatggatttatgagttttgaacagcggtatactactgttgcctttatttatattacattaaataagaataattttatAGATAATACTATGCTTGACCAGTCGTCAAAAGGGGAAAAACTGCAGTGTTCTCAGTCGTAGGTTTATAGTCAAggtatgattgttttattttacttaaaatttcgtTATCTGTGCGTTTATTCATCATAAATTCAGCGTCAGTACGAATGGCAATTTTATTATCATGCttattattatcaaaatgtaaGAAACGTATTGCTAGAACTAAATTGTACATACCAGTGTTGTCCAGTTGACACGCAGTTCTCAACAAATGTTACAGTTATATATCAGCCAAAGGCAAGTCT includes these proteins:
- the LOC134686155 gene encoding low-density lipoprotein receptor-like, with the protein product MYLTFITVVLSAILQRGLLTVIPVTPYNPWDCVPCKDGSACVYLHKFCDGSRDCDNAEDENTDICKAMPCPGVTEFDAWRSGNHKNVKCNDMIQCYPDNGLCDGHNSCNDGTDEKESFCKEYQCPQTKVKCQDGLQCIHRHSMCVGDAAQCDDGSDESEDYCQSKHTC